The Eggerthella guodeyinii sequence GTGGGCATCGCGATCTTCGGCCTGATCCTGTCGCTGATCAACATCAGCATCAAGCCCATCATGCAGGTGCTCAGCCTCCCGATCAGCGTGATCACACTGGGCATCTTCTACCTCGTGGTGAACACGCTCATGCTGTACATCGCCGCGTGGCTGGCGAACGGGATATTCCAGGTGGGGCTTGTCATCGACTCGTTCGGCAGCGCGTTCGTGGCGTCGATCGTCATCAGCATCGTATCGGCGCTGGTAAACGCGTTGGTTGGCAACAAGGACTAGCATCCGACCCCCTCTGGGCCGCGGGCGGCACCGTCGAAACTCGACGGTGCCGCTTTCGTTTTGCGTGAATTCTGAGTGCAGCGCGCCCCTGCGCCCAGGAGCAGCCGTACAATAGGCGCGACTAAGACGGGCGGGTCGCAGGCGCAGGGCGAAGAGCCGCGCCGATCCGCATACTGGTGAGGAATTCGAATCATGGAACAGCTGACCGACGCCGCTTCGGGCGTCTCCGGGTGCGCCTCCGCGCCCTCTCCTAACGATGCCTCGTGGCGGACGAAGGCCGGACGGGCCGGCAAGCGCGGGGCGCGCCTCGTCGTGCAGCTCGGCGTGGTGGTGGCGGTGTACGCCGCGGGGTGCGCGTTGGCTTCGGTGCTGCCCGTCCAGCTACCGGGCAACATCGTGGGGATGGTGCTGCTGCTCGCGCTTCTGGGCACGGGCTTGCTGAAGGCTCGCCATGTGGGCGACGCGTGCGACTGCCTGCTCGACAACATGTCGCTGTTCTTCATCCCGGCCGGCGTGGCCATCATGGGATGCTTTTCCCTACTCGAGGGCAATGCGGCGAAGTTCGCGCTCGTGTGCGTGATCACCACGGTGCTCGTGTTTTTGGCGACGTCGTACACGGTGATGCTCGTGTCGCGGCTGCTGGCGAAGCGCGATGCGCGCACGGCCGACGAGGAGGCGTAGGCGCATGGACCCGATGGTGTACCTTGCGCTGACCCTGGCGCTGGGAACCGCGGCCTCGTTCGCGGTGTTCAAGCTTTCCGTGCTGCTGTACGAGCGCGTGAAATCGCCGCTGCTCAACCCCCTGCTGGTCACCGTCGCGTTCATCATCGCGGCGCTCGTGGCGCTGCGCATTCCCCTGGAATCCTACGAGCAGAGCGTGCAGCTCATCTCGTTTCTGCTGGGACCGGCCACCGTGGCGTTGGCGTACTCGGTGTACCGGCAGCGCCAAACGCTCAAGGACCATTTCGTCCCCATCTTCGCCGGGTGCCTCGTGGGCTCGGTCGTGTCCATGACGAGCGCCTACGCACTGTGCAAGCTGCTGGGACTCGACGACACGCTGGCGCTGTCGTTCATCCCCAAGTCGGTAACCACACCCATCGCCATCGCGGTGTCGCAGCAGCTGGGCGGCATCACGTCCATCACCGTGGCGGCCGTCATCGTCACCGGCATCCTGGGCGCCATCACCGCACCGCTCATGGCGCGCCTGTTCCGCGTGCGCGACGGCATCGCCAAAGGCGTGGCCATCGGCACGTGCAGCCACGCGGTGGGCACGACGAAGGCGCTCGAGATGGGCGAGCTGGAAGGCGCTATGAGCGGCGTCTCCATCGCGGTGTCGGGCCTGCTGACCACCGCCATCGTGATCATAGCAAGCTGCTTTTTGTAGGGACGGGCGCAAGCGAGAGACGCGGGAGCTGGACAAGGGCGCTGAATTTCCGTGGGACGCGCGTGCAATCCGCGTTGGAAACGCCGGCAAGCCGCGTGGGATCCGCGTTGGAAGCGCGCAGGTTCCGCGCGAGATCGAGGCGAATCCGCGCTGGATCTGCGCCATCTGCGCGTGAGGCCGCGCTGATATACTGGTAGGCACGAAGCGCGGAGGCGGCGCGGCACCACACCCCTTTCCACCAGATGCTCCCGAGAGAGGGACCGTTCGGAGGGAGGTGGACGCCATGACCGTTTTGGCCTTGCTCGCGGCGATCCTTGAGTTCGCTTCCAGTTTGCTGGGGTTTTTGACCGCAATAATGGAGCGGCTCCCGATCCGAAAGGACAAGGAGCCGTAACCAAGTAGCCAAACCGCCGAAGCGATTCGAGAGCCGTGGGGAGAGTAAGAGCTCCCTGCGGCTCGCCTTTATTATACGAGCAGACGCTTCAAAAGCAAGCGCGATTACTGCGCGATCTTGTAGATCTCGCGGGCGTCGTCCATGGTGAGCTTCTTGAAGCTGCCGAAGGGCTCGCCCTTGTTCTCCTTGAGCGTGGGGATGAGCTTCTCGATGTCGTCCTCCTCCACGTCGAGCTCCGCCAGCGTGAGGGGCATGCCGAGCGAGGCGAAGAACGAGCGCGTCTCGTCGATGGCCGACAGCGCATCGGCGTCGACGTCGCCGGTGGGCGCCAGGCCGAACACCTCGCGGCCGTAGTGGGCGAAGCGCGCCGGGTTCTCAGAGTAGACGAACTCCATCCAGGCCGGGAACATCACCGCGAGGCCCGCGCCGTGCGTGATCTCGGGATAGAGCGCCGACAGCTCGTGCTCCAGGCCGTGCGTCGCCCAGTCCTCGTGGCGGCCGACGCCGGCGAGACCCTGATGGCACAGCATGCCCGCCCACATGACGTTCGCGCGCGCATCGTAGTTCTCGGGCTCCACCATGACGCGCGGCGCCTCGGCGCGCACGGTCTTCATGAGCGACAGGCACAGGTTGTCCGTCACCGGCACCGCGCCCACGTCGTCGAAGAAGCGCTCCAGCAGGTGGCAGAACATGTCGGTGAGGCCCGCGGCGGTCTGGAACGGCGGCAGCGTGAACGTGAGCTCGGGGTTCATGAAGGCGAGCTTCGGGCGCTGCGCGTTGTTCGGGTAACCCGACTTCATCTGCAGCTCGTCGTTCGACACCACCGTGTTCTTCGACGCCTCGCTGCCGGCAGCCGGGATGGTGAGCACCACGGCGATGGGCAGCACGTCGTTCGTCTGCC is a genomic window containing:
- a CDS encoding phage holin family protein — translated: MNFIIRWLVTAIAVGVAVWIVPGIELLGGSDAWVGIAIFGLILSLINISIKPIMQVLSLPISVITLGIFYLVVNTLMLYIAAWLANGIFQVGLVIDSFGSAFVASIVISIVSALVNALVGNKD
- a CDS encoding CidA/LrgA family protein → MEQLTDAASGVSGCASAPSPNDASWRTKAGRAGKRGARLVVQLGVVVAVYAAGCALASVLPVQLPGNIVGMVLLLALLGTGLLKARHVGDACDCLLDNMSLFFIPAGVAIMGCFSLLEGNAAKFALVCVITTVLVFLATSYTVMLVSRLLAKRDARTADEEA
- a CDS encoding LrgB family protein, which produces MDPMVYLALTLALGTAASFAVFKLSVLLYERVKSPLLNPLLVTVAFIIAALVALRIPLESYEQSVQLISFLLGPATVALAYSVYRQRQTLKDHFVPIFAGCLVGSVVSMTSAYALCKLLGLDDTLALSFIPKSVTTPIAIAVSQQLGGITSITVAAVIVTGILGAITAPLMARLFRVRDGIAKGVAIGTCSHAVGTTKALEMGELEGAMSGVSIAVSGLLTTAIVIIASCFL
- a CDS encoding iron-containing alcohol dehydrogenase is translated as MENFEFVSPTHFVFGKGAEEQVGAKLAERGARKALLHFGGQSAVKSGLIDRVKASLDAAGVEHVELGGVRPNPEITLVREGVALCKEHGIDWVLAVGGGSVIDSAKAIAVGAHYDGDVWDFFETKRQTNDVLPIAVVLTIPAAGSEASKNTVVSNDELQMKSGYPNNAQRPKLAFMNPELTFTLPPFQTAAGLTDMFCHLLERFFDDVGAVPVTDNLCLSLMKTVRAEAPRVMVEPENYDARANVMWAGMLCHQGLAGVGRHEDWATHGLEHELSALYPEITHGAGLAVMFPAWMEFVYSENPARFAHYGREVFGLAPTGDVDADALSAIDETRSFFASLGMPLTLAELDVEEDDIEKLIPTLKENKGEPFGSFKKLTMDDAREIYKIAQ